One part of the Candidatus Bathyarchaeota archaeon genome encodes these proteins:
- a CDS encoding radical SAM protein, with product MSINKKVALVTPPITQKVAHHPLYPPLGLAYMAAVLEQNSFEVKIIDSPVLGFNHQQIKAELEAYQPAIVGVGSMTPTFESAIECARVAKEAVPDAQVIMGGPHATFADSEVLAAEKAVDVIVRGEGEETIVELAKQRKLGDVKGISFRKNGEIIRTAQRPYIQNLDALPRPAYHLLPMKKYNITGRNLLPIISSRGCPFQCPFCVASQMFGQQFRARSPKNVLDELEWLRDEYGAEGITFQDDTLTFDKKRTLDICNGMIERKIGLHWGCGTRADVVTKEVMAKMKQAHCDETMFGVEAGCQRMRDVLKKRVSTEQIENAIKWTKEVGIFVTVSVILGYPGETAETLQESLDFVRKVEPDEVWLCHATPYPGTCLREIVKQNGWQMSDKWELYNTMNPIFEDPNLPASKIADMRRDFYNKFYSPKYILRQTAKGYFRGNLYSKIMARTAVNYMLWRLMSHR from the coding sequence ATGTCGATAAACAAAAAAGTAGCCCTTGTAACCCCGCCTATTACACAGAAGGTCGCACATCACCCCCTCTATCCGCCGCTGGGCTTAGCCTACATGGCCGCGGTGCTGGAGCAGAACAGCTTCGAAGTTAAAATCATCGATTCCCCCGTGCTCGGATTTAACCACCAGCAAATCAAGGCGGAGCTTGAAGCCTACCAGCCCGCTATAGTCGGCGTCGGCTCCATGACGCCCACCTTTGAGTCAGCCATTGAATGTGCACGGGTAGCCAAGGAAGCGGTGCCTGACGCGCAGGTCATAATGGGGGGTCCACATGCCACCTTTGCTGACAGCGAAGTTCTCGCAGCGGAGAAAGCCGTGGACGTCATCGTGCGGGGCGAAGGCGAAGAAACCATCGTTGAGTTGGCAAAGCAGCGAAAACTCGGCGACGTAAAGGGCATTAGTTTCCGCAAAAACGGAGAAATCATCCGCACAGCCCAGAGGCCCTACATCCAAAACCTCGACGCGCTCCCCAGACCCGCCTATCATCTGTTGCCCATGAAGAAATACAATATCACGGGACGAAACCTTCTGCCGATTATCAGCAGCCGCGGCTGCCCCTTCCAGTGTCCCTTCTGCGTTGCCAGCCAGATGTTTGGGCAGCAGTTCCGCGCCCGAAGCCCCAAAAACGTGCTTGACGAATTGGAGTGGCTCAGAGACGAATACGGCGCAGAGGGCATAACCTTCCAAGATGACACCTTAACCTTTGATAAGAAACGCACCCTTGACATCTGCAACGGCATGATTGAACGCAAAATCGGGTTGCATTGGGGCTGCGGCACCCGCGCCGACGTCGTCACCAAGGAGGTGATGGCGAAGATGAAGCAGGCGCACTGCGACGAAACAATGTTTGGCGTTGAAGCCGGCTGCCAACGCATGCGCGACGTACTCAAAAAACGCGTGTCGACTGAGCAGATTGAGAACGCCATCAAATGGACCAAGGAAGTAGGCATATTCGTCACGGTTTCAGTTATCCTTGGCTACCCCGGCGAAACCGCAGAAACCCTGCAGGAGTCGCTGGATTTCGTGCGTAAAGTGGAACCCGACGAGGTCTGGTTATGCCACGCCACGCCGTACCCGGGCACTTGCCTACGCGAGATCGTAAAGCAGAACGGCTGGCAAATGTCGGATAAGTGGGAACTCTACAACACCATGAACCCCATCTTCGAGGACCCCAACTTGCCCGCCTCGAAAATCGCGGATATGCGCAGGGACTTCTACAACAAATTCTACTCACCCAAGTACATCCTGCGGCAGACCGCTAAGGGTTACTTTAGGGGGAACCTCTACAGCAAGATTATGGCTCGGACCGCCGTGAATTATATGCTGTGGCGACTGATGAGCCATCGTTAA
- a CDS encoding radical SAM protein: MAKTSEVYDTRENWPPYTYRDYPDIKPETYEAFMQFLKTENTSGRLMELQPWVSVCDSRCAFCYFPTTASSKVQIDDYLDLLKKELAMYAKTKYVQTSVFDEIVLGGGTPSVLSAEQIMDLIDFCKANFVTSKEYFIKVTGSSKTLALPKIKKLAEYGVYQMDMGAQTFDDKLRKALCLPDSAADVETAIKYARQLGLVVCVDLMYNLPGQTMESWIATLKKTIELDAEIDAYSLHVDPGTILEKMIKNGTSPPQGNAEYEKQMFLTAHKMLTEAGYKAVGHDRYSRVEWHMRENCLNGWPWGGILTTGAGCFMGYLQKFSYSNIESIGDYMETVRSGKLPICRLSESTMEDMMRRTMTRLYLRLPVSKKEFMEKFGTTPEQVFPKQLAKLKEKGLIEIDENEVRTTKLGEVYKGNIAWEFAPNQQSK; the protein is encoded by the coding sequence ATGGCTAAAACCTCTGAAGTATACGACACCAGGGAAAACTGGCCACCCTACACCTATAGGGATTACCCTGACATAAAACCCGAGACCTACGAAGCATTCATGCAGTTCCTAAAAACCGAAAACACCTCGGGGAGACTCATGGAGTTGCAGCCATGGGTTTCAGTATGTGACTCCCGATGCGCATTCTGCTATTTCCCAACCACCGCATCCAGCAAAGTACAAATCGACGATTACCTAGATCTGCTTAAAAAAGAACTGGCAATGTACGCGAAAACCAAGTATGTTCAAACCAGCGTTTTCGACGAGATTGTGCTTGGCGGCGGAACCCCAAGTGTGCTTAGCGCAGAGCAAATCATGGATTTAATCGACTTCTGCAAAGCCAACTTTGTCACCAGCAAAGAGTACTTCATCAAAGTCACAGGTTCATCTAAAACTTTGGCGCTGCCAAAAATCAAAAAGCTAGCCGAATACGGCGTTTACCAGATGGACATGGGCGCCCAAACATTCGATGATAAACTAAGAAAAGCCCTCTGTTTACCCGACAGCGCCGCCGATGTGGAGACAGCCATCAAATACGCCAGGCAGCTGGGCCTGGTGGTCTGCGTGGACCTGATGTATAATCTTCCGGGGCAAACCATGGAAAGCTGGATAGCCACCCTCAAGAAAACCATCGAGCTAGACGCGGAAATTGACGCTTACTCGCTGCATGTTGACCCCGGCACAATCCTTGAGAAGATGATTAAGAACGGTACTTCTCCGCCGCAGGGAAACGCAGAATACGAGAAGCAAATGTTCCTCACCGCTCACAAGATGCTAACGGAGGCAGGCTACAAAGCCGTGGGGCATGACCGCTACAGCCGCGTTGAGTGGCATATGCGCGAGAACTGCCTTAACGGCTGGCCCTGGGGAGGCATCTTAACGACGGGTGCAGGCTGCTTTATGGGGTATCTGCAGAAATTCAGTTACTCAAACATAGAAAGCATCGGTGATTACATGGAAACCGTCCGCTCAGGCAAACTGCCTATTTGCCGCTTATCCGAATCCACGATGGAGGATATGATGCGGCGCACCATGACTCGGCTGTATCTGCGCTTGCCCGTAAGCAAGAAAGAGTTCATGGAAAAGTTTGGCACAACTCCCGAGCAGGTGTTTCCCAAGCAGCTCGCTAAGCTAAAGGAGAAGGGACTAATCGAAATTGATGAGAACGAAGTCCGAACAACTAAGCTTGGCGAAGTCTACAAAGGCAACATCGCATGGGAGTTTGCGCCAAATCAACAGTCAAAATAA
- the rsxC gene encoding electron transport complex subunit RsxC has protein sequence MANLVPIKEVKDKARVTPIEVFPDPKIAVVLVNMQSGANNTPIVEVGDSVIIGQKIADSKERVSAPVHSPICGKVIKIANVYNSCYGTETDAIFIENDGKKTKDKSLAPISEAELEKTSNEVLLKRIREAGIIGLGGAGFPTSVKLAVPADKPIKTIIVNGAEGEPYDTADERLMIEKTANLLRGVKVLRKLLGNPKVIVATKESKAEAVPKLQEVFSKEPDTEVRALHLTYQQGDASVLQKAILGYETPPGKRSYEMGTIVQNVATLNAIANAVFEGEPLISRVTTLNGDVAEPKNLLVKIGTPISDILAASNVDSSGLKKVVVGGVMMGDAIANLEAPLTKRTSSIIVFAKSKKKEQKTTACIHCSRCISACPVRLQPALLYAAITKGDFATAEKLWAHDCIKCGTCSYVCPSRLPLSSTIKSIS, from the coding sequence ATGGCAAACCTTGTACCAATAAAAGAAGTTAAAGATAAAGCCCGCGTTACACCCATCGAAGTCTTCCCGGACCCCAAAATCGCAGTCGTCTTAGTCAACATGCAATCAGGGGCAAACAACACCCCCATCGTTGAAGTCGGCGACTCAGTCATCATCGGCCAAAAAATCGCAGACTCCAAAGAACGCGTCAGCGCACCCGTCCACAGCCCCATATGCGGCAAAGTCATAAAAATCGCCAACGTCTACAACAGCTGCTACGGCACCGAAACCGACGCCATCTTCATCGAGAACGACGGCAAAAAAACCAAGGACAAATCGCTTGCCCCCATATCCGAAGCTGAACTTGAAAAAACCTCAAACGAAGTTCTGCTTAAACGGATACGCGAAGCCGGCATCATTGGCTTAGGCGGCGCAGGTTTCCCGACAAGCGTTAAACTTGCTGTTCCAGCTGACAAGCCGATCAAAACCATCATCGTTAACGGCGCAGAAGGCGAACCCTACGATACAGCAGACGAGCGATTGATGATTGAGAAAACCGCGAATCTGCTCAGAGGCGTTAAAGTCCTCCGCAAACTCTTAGGCAACCCCAAAGTCATCGTTGCAACCAAAGAAAGCAAAGCCGAAGCTGTTCCTAAACTCCAGGAAGTCTTCAGCAAAGAACCCGACACCGAAGTCCGCGCATTGCACCTCACCTACCAACAGGGAGACGCAAGCGTACTGCAGAAAGCTATCCTCGGCTACGAGACGCCCCCTGGCAAACGCAGCTACGAAATGGGCACCATCGTCCAGAACGTCGCAACCCTCAACGCCATCGCAAATGCAGTATTTGAAGGCGAACCCCTCATCTCCAGAGTCACCACACTCAACGGAGACGTTGCAGAACCCAAGAACCTGCTCGTGAAAATCGGGACTCCAATCAGCGACATCCTTGCAGCAAGCAACGTCGACTCCAGCGGCCTCAAAAAAGTCGTTGTCGGCGGAGTTATGATGGGCGATGCAATCGCTAACCTCGAGGCACCGTTGACTAAACGCACCAGCAGCATCATTGTCTTTGCTAAGAGCAAAAAGAAGGAACAGAAAACCACTGCCTGCATACACTGCTCCAGATGCATATCCGCGTGCCCAGTGAGACTACAGCCAGCATTACTCTATGCCGCAATCACGAAAGGTGACTTCGCTACGGCGGAGAAACTTTGGGCTCACGACTGCATAAAATGCGGAACCTGCTCCTACGTCTGTCCATCTAGACTGCCGTTGTCATCGACAATCAAATCCATAAGCTAA
- a CDS encoding RnfABCDGE type electron transport complex subunit D: MSNETSKELVVNPAPHINAPMTKNRLMQFTFFAILAVLIVSAAIWSQVTTTSGWNLGATIAASALISVGLAVLIDFLIGKTAADSEVNTWSAAVFGLIVTACFTFGVPAMNTEMGLPVEGPMALIYVAVMTLIGIVFFKKVMSLAGRKLVNPAATAKFLVLLPAAMTTLLAVDHLSTGPLGVPALAGPIGNGATAIGTNGAASFGTYLQGCYANPANMAAGLPSLNDIASLMILDKYHGWAGGACSVAVIVAGIALFVLARKYIKWKITVSYLVAIAILSVIFSFAFGDSDLFTRLLFEVFIGSSIFMAFFMATDPATTPFSSIGQIVFGVGLAILTILIQTYMNFFGGALLALIIMNLTVPLIDRFTVRKPFGR; encoded by the coding sequence ATGAGTAACGAAACCTCTAAAGAACTAGTTGTTAATCCAGCACCCCACATTAACGCACCAATGACAAAAAACCGTCTTATGCAATTCACCTTCTTCGCGATTCTGGCTGTCCTCATCGTTTCAGCTGCTATATGGTCACAAGTCACTACCACCTCAGGATGGAACCTGGGCGCAACAATTGCTGCAAGTGCACTCATATCAGTAGGCTTAGCCGTACTAATTGACTTCCTCATCGGCAAAACAGCCGCTGACAGCGAAGTTAACACTTGGTCCGCTGCAGTTTTCGGCTTAATCGTAACCGCCTGTTTTACATTCGGCGTCCCCGCAATGAACACCGAGATGGGTCTCCCCGTTGAAGGCCCCATGGCACTGATTTATGTCGCAGTTATGACACTTATCGGTATAGTCTTCTTCAAGAAAGTCATGAGTTTAGCAGGCAGAAAACTCGTTAACCCCGCCGCCACCGCAAAATTCCTCGTGCTCCTTCCCGCAGCAATGACCACTCTACTTGCAGTTGACCACCTCTCCACAGGGCCCCTTGGCGTTCCAGCATTAGCAGGCCCAATTGGCAACGGCGCAACAGCCATAGGAACCAACGGCGCAGCGTCGTTTGGCACTTACCTGCAAGGCTGCTATGCAAACCCGGCAAATATGGCCGCTGGCTTGCCAAGTCTTAATGACATCGCCTCGCTGATGATTCTTGATAAGTACCACGGATGGGCCGGCGGAGCATGCAGCGTTGCAGTTATCGTCGCAGGTATCGCACTCTTTGTTTTGGCACGCAAATACATCAAGTGGAAGATTACCGTCAGCTACCTCGTCGCCATCGCGATTCTCTCAGTGATATTCTCATTCGCATTCGGAGACAGTGACTTATTCACAAGGCTTCTCTTCGAGGTCTTCATCGGCAGCTCAATATTCATGGCGTTCTTCATGGCAACTGATCCAGCTACTACACCATTCAGCAGCATCGGACAAATCGTCTTTGGTGTTGGTCTGGCAATTTTGACCATTCTGATACAAACATATATGAACTTCTTCGGCGGCGCATTACTAGCACTGATCATCATGAACCTGACAGTACCACTTATCGACCGCTTTACTGTCCGCAAACCCTTTGGGAGATGA